A section of the Manduca sexta isolate Smith_Timp_Sample1 unplaced genomic scaffold, JHU_Msex_v1.0 HiC_scaffold_2515, whole genome shotgun sequence genome encodes:
- the LOC115441523 gene encoding LOW QUALITY PROTEIN: 28S ribosomal protein S7, mitochondrial (The sequence of the model RefSeq protein was modified relative to this genomic sequence to represent the inferred CDS: inserted 1 base in 1 codon), with amino-acid sequence MSGNLRFLNKSITQSLCVLSRGYARRTSFPDYYQNPIFRKDEQSRLIEEGELSRRAKLPVKPPTVYKAXSVYHDPLVNKVINHVMEKGKKQLARSLVEKAFENIKRKQIERYHLASSPDEKAKIELNPKDILHKAVENSKPLLQLTPIKRGGITYQVPGPITERRSLFLAIKWLLEATYEKEKQVHFPEQFAWEVLEAANNTGKVIKRKQDLHRQCEANRAYAHYRWQ; translated from the exons ATGTCAGGCAATTTAAGATTTCTTAATAAAAGCATAACTCAATCTTTGTGCGTTTTGTCAAG AGGCTATGCGAGACGTACGAGTTTTCCGGACTACTATCAAAACCCAATATTTAGAAAAGACGAACAATCCAGGCTGATTGAAGAAGGGGAGTTGTCAAGGCGAGCTAAATTACCGGTAAAACCGCCGACTGTATATAAAG TTTCAGTGTACCATGATCCGCTTGTAAA taaagTCATCAATCATGTAATGGAAAAAGGCAAAAAGCAATTAGCTCGAAGTCTAGTTGAAAAAGCATTTGAGAACATCAAGAGGAAACAAATTGAGCGCTACCATCTGGCATCAAGTCCTGATGAAAAAGCGAAAATTGAATTAAACCCTAAAGACATTTTGCACAAAGCCGTTGAAAACTCAAAACCATTATTGCAACTGACACCTATTAAGAGGGGTGGCATAACATAccag GTACCTGGACCTATCACTGAAAGGAGGTCGCTGTTTTTAGCAATTAAATGGCTATTGGAAGCTActtatgaaaaagaaaaacaagtCCATTTTCCAGAGCAATTTGCATGGGAAGTGCTTGAAGCTGCTAATAATACTGGAAAAGTTATCAAGAGGAAACAAGACTTACACAGGCAATGTGAGGCTAACAGAGCCTATGCACACTATAGGTGGCAGTAG
- the LOC115441522 gene encoding LOW QUALITY PROTEIN: DNA-directed RNA polymerase I subunit RPA43 (The sequence of the model RefSeq protein was modified relative to this genomic sequence to represent the inferred CDS: inserted 3 bases in 3 codons; deleted 1 base in 1 codon) encodes MSTIIKFDLKDLIKLACDKNSCVIEXKVTQNLALQPWCLGNINESIKXLLDYKIGKFDKEYNGILLSYXNLRLLQNIGTIRNDNADIHFQVQADYFIFQPYIGATLTGIVNKKSTTHLGILVHRVFNVVIPRPTEKPGNEWIGSSIQEGQEVKFTIVVLDLYGALPYIRGYHYSSVKFAHEGDCEEMETESLQPLQVSYIDFDKTKPNIQKQSGDGTTLPTKNKTKLNSSKHQLKNVPTTDSSNQVQNGKSNAKTKHEESNVSMSKRRKLRGEAKYQKQI; translated from the exons ATGTCAACGATTATAAAATTcgatttaaaagatttaataaaattagcc TGTGATAAGAATTCTTGTGTGATTG AAAAAGTGACGCAAAATTTGGCTTTACAGCCATGGTGTCTCGGTAACATTAATGaatcaataa atctattggATTATAAAATTGGGAAATTTGATAAAGA atacaatGGTATTTTATTGAGTT AAAATTTACGTCTGCTACAAAATATTGGCACCATCAGAAATGACAATGCTGACATCCACTTCCAAGTGCAagctgattattttattttccaaccATACATTGGTGCAACATTAACTGGAATTGTCAATAAGAAAAGTACCACACATCTTGGCATTCTAGTCCATAG AGTTTTTAATGTAGTTATACCAAGGCCAACTGAAAAACCTGGAAATGAATGGATAGGATCAAGTATACAAGAAGGTCAAGAAGTGAAGTTTACAATTGTGGTCTTGGATCTGTATGGTGCATTGCCTTACATTAGGG gatatcATTACAGTTCTGTGAAATTTGCTCATGAAGGAGATTGTGAAGAAATGGAAACTGAATCACTTCAGCCACTTCAAGTATCCTATATTGACTTTGATAAAACTAAACCCAATATACAAAAGCAAAGTGGGGATGGTACAACACtacctacaaaaaataaaacaaaattaaattcaagtAAACATCAATTGAAGAATGTGCCTACAACAGACAGCTCTAATCAAGTTCAAAACGGAAAAAGTAATGCTAAAACAAAACATGAAGAAAGTAATGTTAGTATGTCGAAAAGACGAAAACTAAGAGGCGAAGCAAAATACCAGAAACAGATATGA